A single genomic interval of Suncus etruscus isolate mSunEtr1 chromosome 12, mSunEtr1.pri.cur, whole genome shotgun sequence harbors:
- the POU3F3 gene encoding LOW QUALITY PROTEIN: POU domain, class 3, transcription factor 3 (The sequence of the model RefSeq protein was modified relative to this genomic sequence to represent the inferred CDS: inserted 2 bases in 1 codon; deleted 2 bases in 1 codon): MVQSDFMQGAMAASNGGHMLSHAHQWVTALPHAAAAAAAAAAAAVEASSPWSGSAVGMAGSPQQPPPPPQGPDVKGNAGRDDLHAGTALHHRGPPHLGPPPPPPPHQGHPGGWGAAAAAAAAAAAAAAAAHLPSMAGGQQPPPQSLLYSQPGGFTVNGMLSAPPGAGGGGGGAGGGAQSLVHPGLVRGDTPELAEHHHHHHHHAHPHPPHPHHAQGPPHHGGGGAGGGAGPGLNSHDPHSDEDTPTSDDLEQFAKQFKQRRIKLGFTQADVGLALGTLYGNVFSQTTICRFEALQLSFKNMCKLKPLLNKWLEEADSSTGSPTSIDKIAAQGRKRKKRTSIECEVKGALESHFLKCPSXSAQEITNLADSLQLEKEVVAVWFCNRRQKEKRMTPPGIQQQTPDDVYSQVGTVSADTPPPHHGLPTSVQ; the protein is encoded by the exons ATGGTCCAGAGCGACTTCATGCAGGGGGCCATGGCCGCGAGCAACGGCGGCCATATGCTGAGCCACGCGCACCAGTGGGTCACGGCCCTGCcccacgccgccgccgccgccgccgctgccgccgccgccgccgtggaAGCCAGCTCGCCCTGGTCGGGCAGCGCCGTGGGCATGGCGGGCAGCCCccagcagccgccgccgccgccgcagggCCCCGACGTGAAGGGCAACGCCGGGCGCGACGACCTGCACGCCGGCACCGCGCTGCACCACCGCGGGCCGCCGCACCtcggcccgccgccgccgccgccgccgcaccaGGGCCACCCGGGCGGCTggggcgccgccgccgccgccgcc gccgctgccgccgccgccgccgccgccgcgcacCTCCCGTCCATGGCCGGGGGCCAGCAGCCGCCGCCGCAGAGCCTGCTCTACTCGCAGCCCGGGGGCTTCACCGTGAACGGCATGCTGAGCGCGCCCCcgggcgcgggcggcggcggcggcggcgcgggcggCGGCGCCCAGAGCCTGGTGCACCCGGGCCTGGTGCGCGGGGACACGCCCGAGCTGGCcgagcaccaccaccaccaccaccaccacgcgCACCCGCACCCGCCGCACCCGCACCACGCGCAGGGCCCGCCGCaccacggcggcggcggcgccggcGGCGGCGCGGGGCCCGGCCTCAACAGCCACGACCCGCACTCGGACGAGGACACGCCGACGTCCGACGACCTGGAGCAGTTCGCCAAGCAGTTCAAGCAGCGGCGCATCAAGCTGGGCTTCACGCAGGCCGACGTGGGGCTGGCGCTGGGCACCCTGTACGGCAACGTGTTCTCGCAGACCACCATCTGCCGCTTCGAGGCCCTGCAGCTGAGCTTCAAGAACATGTGCAAGCTCAAGCCGCTGCTGAACAAGTGGCTGGAGGAGGCGGACTCGAGCACCGGCAGCCCCACGAGCATCGACAAGATCGCCGCGCAGGGCCGCAAGCGCAAGAAGCGGACGTCCATCGAGTGTGAGGTCAAAGGCGCGCTGGAGAGCCACTTCCTCAAGTGCCCAAG CTCGGCGCAGGAGATCACCAACCTGGCCGACAGCCTGCAGCTGGAGAAGGAGGTGGTGGCGGTGTGGTTCTGCAACCGGCGGCAGAAGGAGAAGCGCATGACGCCGCCCGGCATCCAGCAGCAGACGCCCGACGACGTCTACTCGCAGGTGGGCACCGTGAGCGCCGACACGCCGCCGCCGCACCACGGGCTGCCCACGAGCGTGCAGTGA